A segment of the Maylandia zebra isolate NMK-2024a linkage group LG2, Mzebra_GT3a, whole genome shotgun sequence genome:
AGTTCTACAGGAACGATGCAGCGGATACAGAGTGAAAAGAGCATCCTGGATGAACCAGACTCTCCTCTAGAGGTCAGTTATAAATCTGGTTCCACGGCATGTTAAGGTATTTTAAAAGATCATagattatatataatatacattttCAATCATTGATGGTTTAAGATAACTGCAAAAGTACATtgcctatttatttattaattcagTGTATTAAACATTGAGCACATTTTCAGTGGGCAATCTGGTTTTCACTGAAAGAGTTTTTCTAATGCAGCTGTTACGATTTCCATATAAAATATTGTTAGATTATCTCTTTAAAAACTTCTGACTGAGAAATTTCATTAGTCCCTTCATCGGCAACAATGTTTCATGCACCGATTTCTTGCTCTTCCGTGACAACAGGCTGAATCATCACCTCACTTTTTTTAAGTAATCACTTCAATATCTTAATAGATAGTACGGTTTCCCCAAAGAACAGAATTAGTTTTGCCTGGTTTTGCACATTCATTATCTCCTCACGAATGCACGGTAAATCATTTTATAAATCATTCCCATCGATTGGCACGTCATCATTTCAGCACCACGAACAGCGATATTaataaaactttcttttgtCCTTCCCATGCCCAATTATATTTTTAGTGAGGTACTTATACATTTTAACGTACGTTGATTCTTGTTGTAGTTTTTTGTGAAAATGTACTTCTTGCAGTAATTGACAGGGTGCTTTGACTGATTTTTTGAttataaaggagaaaaaaaacaaaatagaaatacaTTTGAACCGTAAACTGTGTTGTAGTGTGCAATCGGCGATTACAACGTGGATTGTGTTGTTTCtctccagctctctctgtctctgtctctctctctctccctcactctctcgctctctcgcttCAATTTcttgtattatttacttaaagtCTTACTTGTTACACTTCGCTAACAGCAAGTCTTTTGAACAGTGTAATTTAGGGACCTGTTGTGCAGTTTTCTGTTATGAACTCTTAGGGCCGCTGTTGACCAGAGTTTTGACGGATGGGAGCAGGGTTATAGCAGCTGAGTACCTCCCATATACGCCCGCATAACGAGGACGGGGTATTACGAGAACGACCAGGCATTCTCGATCCGCAGAATTTCAGATTAAAAATACGACGATTTAAGACTATTCGATGTACAGAGGACTGTAAAGCTACAAGACTGACGTCTGACTTTGGAACTCCTTTCACTCAGCTGGATGCATGTTCGCGTTGTGGAGCATCGTTGATAAAATCCTAGGGTAGGACAATGAAAGGGCCTGCGCTGTTGTGTTTTGCTCTCCTTTCCTTTGGCTCGGTAACTGGACAAGTCAGCTATACAATACCGGAGGAAATGACTAAAGGATCGTTTGTCGGTAATATAGCACAGGATTTGGGTTTACAAATCAAGCGTTTAATATCAGGTAAAGCTCGAATTTATACCCGAGACAGCGACCAGTACGTCGAGCTGAACAGAGAAAGAGGAGTCCTCCTCGTTAAAGAAAGGATCGACAGAGAGGCGCTGTGCAGACGGACTACACCGTGTGCTCTACATTTTCAGATCATTTTGGAGAATCCGATGGAATTTTATACGGTTACAGTGCAGATCACAGATATCAATGATAATGCACCAACCTTTGAAGAAGCTGatattgaatttaaaattaGCGAGTCTGCGGTAATTGGTGCAAAATTTGTTCTGGAAAGGGCTGTGGATCTTGATGTTGGCACCAATGATCTTCAAAGGTACGAAATAAAACCAACTGACAATTTCGTTCTTAAAATGCATAATAATGctgatggaaataaaaatgttgagATGGTACTGCAGAAACCTTTAGACAGAGAGAAACAAGAGCAGATATCCCTCGTGCTAACAGCTATAGATGGAGGAGAGCCACAGATGTCAGGAACAATGCAGAttctcattacagttttagacGCTAATGATAATGCTCCGGTTTTTACACAGCAAACATACAAAGCTACAGTCACTGAGAATTCACCTAAAGGAACAGTTGTTGCTACTGTTACAGCGTCAGACGCAGACCAAGGTTCGAACAGTAAAATAACATATTCAATCACAAACAAAGTGGATGACGTCAGGAAAGTCTTTAACATAAACAAGGAGAACGGCGAAGTGACTTTAATTGGGAATACTGACTTCGAGGATTCACGAGGTTTTCAGTTAAATTTACGTGCTAGTGATGTTGGAGGACTAACAGATTCCTGTAAACTGATTGTTGATGTTCTGGATTTAAATGACAACAAACCTGAAATCAACATAATGTCTAAGTCGACTGTGATTTCGGAGGATGCTAAACTCAATACAGTTGTTACAATGATAAACGTTGAAGACAGGGACACTGGAGAAAGAGGGAATGTTCAATGTTCAGTTAGTGATAGTGTACCTTTCATTTTGAAATCATCAACAAATCACTTCTATACCTTAGTAACAGACAGTGAtttagacagagagagagcctCTGAGTATAACATCACTGTGACCTGCTCTGATGAGGGAGTGCCCTCCCTCTCCACCAGCGTCACTCTCACCTTACAGATCTCAGACGTTAATGATAACGCACCTGTCTTTGAGAGGAGCTCATATGAGGCCTACATTGTAGAAAACAACACACCGGGCCTCTCTATATTTACAGTCAAAGCCTCAGACGCTGACTGGAACCAGAATGCCCGTGTTTCTTACATACTGGAGTACTCCTCCGTTAACGGAGTGCCAGTCTCCTCGTATGTGTCCGTTAGTGCTGATAGTGGAGTCATCCATGCAGTGCGCTCTTTTGACTACGAGCAGATCAAAGATTTCCACTTCCGCGTGAAAGCGCAGGATGGAGGCTCTCCTCCACTCAGCAGCAACGTGACTGTGAAAATAATGATCCAAGACCAGAACGACAACCCCCCTCAGGTTCTGTACCCAGTCCAGACTGGTGGCTCTCTGGTGGCTGAAATGGTGCCTCGTTCAGCAGATGTGGGCTATCTGGTGACTAAAGTGGTGGCTGTTGATGTGGACTCTGGACAGAATGCCTGGCTCTCCTATAAACTGCAGAAAGCCACAGACAGGGCGCTGTTTGAAGTGGGCTTACAGAATGGAGAAATCAGAACTATCCGCCAAGTCACTGATAAAGATGCTGTCAAGCAAAGACTGACTGTTATAGTGGAGGACAACGGGCAGCCTTCCCGTTCAGCTACAGTCGTTGTTAACGTGGCGGTGGCGGACAGCTTCCCTGAAGTGCTGTCGGAGTTCACTGATTTGACCCacgacaaggagtacaatgACAACCTGACTTTTTACTTAGTCTTGGCTctggctgtagtttccttcctctTCATCACGTGTTTAGTGGTTATTATATCAGTCAAAATCTACAGGTGGAGACAGTCTCGCATCCTGTATCACTCCAACCTGCCTGTCATTCCATATTATCCACCACGTTACTCAGACACTTTGGGGACAGGAACTCTGCCACATGTGTACAATTACGAGGTGTGCAGGACGACTGACTCCAGAAAGAGTGACTGTAAGTTCGGCAGAGCTGGTAGTCAGAACGTGTTGATAATGGACCCCAGTTCTACAGGAACGATGCAGCGGATACAGAGTGAAAAGAGCATCCTGGATGAACCAGACTCTCCTCTTGAGGTTAGACTGCCCTTAAATGTTTTCTACATCATCATACAAATATCAGATTGCCTTCAAGCCTTATAGATCATATATAATACAATTAAAATAACGTTATCGTCCATATGATCTCAAATTTGTATTTCCAGTGGCTTATATTTCCACTTAAACAAACTGTTATTTATTAAGATTTGGAATTTTTTTCGtttcatattttacattttaggaaTGACAAATACCGACCTCATGTTTATTACATGTTGACTTTGCATATTTCATGTAAGTGTTTTCCAGTTCAGTACTCACTTCTCTGTACATGTATATGTTCCGTTACTTTGGGAATTGTCAGTAATCTCTTATTGTGATTCAATCTAGCTTTTTTGTTGAGGAGATCAATATTTCATGTCCACTCATTTTatagattttgttttaattgttgcAAATAAATGCCCCTCATCTGACAGGATTTCTTTCGTGGTGCCTGCCTCACTGACGTAGAGGCAAGCGCCACAAATCTGGCGTTGTCCATTTCAGAACGCTGGACAGCAACTTAAGTCCATCGCCATCTATTTACCCCGTTAGTGTTTCCCCATTGTGTCCTGAGTTTTGTTTCAATGTGATTCAGGACTGAACAAATGTTTTCTGGACATTATAACCGCTTTAGCCTACCAGGTGTTTCATTCAATGCTCTCAAATCTTCatagttttaattttttacatatatatatatatatatatatatatatatatatatatatatatatatatatatatatatatatatatatatatatatataatgtgtgtgtgtgtgtgtgtgtgtgtgtgtgtgtgtgtgtgtgagagagagagagagagagagagactgagcaGCCCAAGGttaaagttactttaaaaatgtcTCTAAACCAACCTTCCAGAGGCGTGAATATGATCCGTATTATTTGGTAATGGATTTCCGTGTGCGTTTTCAGTATAAATATTACCATTTGACTTGGTATTTTTGTgacttattttaaaaagaaaaaaccttcaTGTTGGCTGTCTGCAGTTTTCTAAGGTGAACTCTTAGGGCCGCTGTTGACTAAA
Coding sequences within it:
- the LOC106676263 gene encoding protocadherin gamma-A2-like encodes the protein MHNNADGNKNVEMVLQKPLDREKQEQISLVLTAIDGGEPQMSGTMQILITVLDANDNAPVFTQQTYKATVTENSPKGTVVATVTASDADQGSNSKITYSITNKVDDVRKVFNINKENGEVTLIGNTDFEDSRGFQLNLRASDVGGLTDSCKLIVDVLDLNDNKPEINIMSKSTVISEDAKLNTVVTMINVEDRDTGERGNVQCSVSDSVPFILKSSTNHFYTLVTDSDLDRERASEYNITVTCSDEGVPSLSTSVTLTLQISDVNDNAPVFERSSYEAYIVENNTPGLSIFTVKASDADWNQNARVSYILEYSSVNGVPVSSYVSVSADSGVIHAVRSFDYEQIKDFHFRVKAQDGGSPPLSSNVTVKIMIQDQNDNPPQVLYPVQTGGSLVAEMVPRSADVGYLVTKVVAVDVDSGQNAWLSYKLQKATDRALFEVGLQNGEIRTIRQVTDKDAVKQRLTVIVEDNGQPSRSATVVVNVAVADSFPEVLSEFTDLTHDKEYNDNLTFYLVLALAVVSFLFITCLVVIISVKIYRWRQSRILYHSNLPVIPYYPPRYSDTLGTGTLPHVYNYEVCRTTDSRKSDCKFGRAGSQNVLIMDPSSTGTMQRIQSEKSILDEPDSPLEVRLPLNVFYIIIQISDCLQAL